The following is a genomic window from Lactococcus carnosus.
ACAATTTATTCAAGACTTAGTTAAAAAAGGCTATACGACAAATACACCTGTTAAAAAGGGATTTGAAACAGGCAAGTATGCTATGCTCTTAAGTGGCTCATGGACGATGGCTGATCTGGCAGCTAACTATAAAGATATCGACTATGGTATCCTACCTTACCCAGTTTCAGATACAACGAAGAAACTTGTCTCACCAACAGGTAGTTGGGAACTTGCTATGTCAAGTGCAACTAAGAAAAAAGAGGCAGCTGCAGCCTTTATCGTCTATGCAACCAATACTGAATCAAGCAAAATTATGAGCTTAGGGAATCAAGTGTTACCAATTCGTAAATCAACAGCCGAATTGATCAAAAATGATATCCCAGAAGGGATGAAGTTCTTGATGGAACAAAATCAACTCACAGGCAAATCACGCCCTGTCGTTGTCGCTTATCCACAAGTATCACGTGCCTTCCAACAAGCAGCAGCTGACGCAGGCTACTTTAAAGAAAATCCAGATGTACAAAAAGTTGCAGATACCAGAGCTGCAGAAATGCAAGCAGCAATCGATAAAGCTAAAAAATAAATAGGGTAAAGTATGACTGGAATAGCCGCCCTGTTTACATTGCATGACAGAAAACAACTGGTCTGTTGCTGACTCAGATCGAAGGGGAAACTGGTTTAGGAGTAATTTTATGAACAAAAAACCGACATTAAAAGATAATTTGATCGGGTACGGCTTTATGTCACCAGCCTTGGTATTACTAGGTGTTTTTCTGGTCATTCCCGTATTCATGGTTGTCTACTATTCATTTACTGACTACTATTTGCTAACACCCGATCAACGACAGTTTGTCGGATTAGCAAACTTCATCCAACTCGTTAAAGATCCGATTTTTATCAAATCAATCTTTAATACCTTAAAATTTGTGGTCTGGATCATTCCAGTTCAACTTGGTGCAGCGCTCGGCTTAGCATTAATCGTCAATAAAGCCCGAAAAGGGAATCTCTTGTTTAAAGTTGCTTTCTTTGCGCCAGTTGTCATGTCCTTGGTCGTGATTTCGATTCTTTGGCTCTATCTGCTCAATCCAAATGATGGCTTGATTAATACAATCTTGACCAAGGTCGGAATCAGCGCACAACCCTTTTTGACAAGTCCAAAGCAAGCCATGTATACGATCGTCTTCGTTTCAGCATGGCAGGGTGCTGGCTACCAGATGTTGCTCCTACTTGGTGGGATGCAAAATATCCCGCAAGATGTCTATGAGGCAGCTGAAATAGATGGCTTTAGTAAGTTTCAACAATTCATCTATATTACCATGCCCTTGTTGAAACCGACAGCCTTGTTTGTTCTCTTAACAACCCTTATATCGGCCTTTAAACTGATAGTTCAGCCGATGGTCATGACACAAGGGGGACCGATGAATTCGACCATGACCATGGTCTACTATATCTACCAATCAGGATTTACAGATAGAATGGTCGGCTATTCAAGTGCCATCGCCCTCATTTTCACAACGATGATCGGCATGATTTCAATCGGTCAACGCAAGCTGATGAAGGAGGATTAAGATGAAAAAAATACTTAAAAAACTAAAAGCAATCACAATTCTTGAGTATCTCTTACTCTTACTTCTAGCAGCCCTCTTTATTTTCCCGATGTTATGGATGGTTGTTTCATCTATGAAACCAGAAGCGAATGTTTTTAAAGACCTAACAAGCTTTCGCGCTTTCTTGCCAAGTATGAATCCAGCCAACTGGTTTAAAACCTATGCAGAGGTCATCAAACGCTTTAGTGTTGGGACTTATCTACTTAATAGTATCTTCTATGGTCTAAGCTTTTCCTTTTGTTCTATCTTGATTAATGCCTTGGCTGGTTTTGCCTTTGCAAAGATTAATTTCTCAGGTAAAAAACTCATCTTCGGCTTGATGCTAGGGCTCCTAATCGTGCCTGTAGAGACAGTCTTAATCCCGCAATTTACAATCATGAATGGACTAGGGCTAGTGAATACACGACTGGCAGTTATCCTACCCGGAATCGCAAGTGTCTTTAATATTTACCTGTTTAGGAATTTCTTTATCGCCATCCCTGAAGAAATTATCGAGTCTGCAAGAATTGATGGGGCAAGTATTGTCAAAATTTTCTTTAGCATCATGTTACCCATGTCCAAACCTGCGATTGCGACAGTCGGCGTGCTGTCATTTATAGGCAGTTGGAATGACTACATCTGGCCGTTAATGGTCTTGACAGACAAAAGTAAATTTTCGATGCAAGTGGCGATTACGACCATCAATTCGACACAACCTGTTTACATTAATCAGGTGATGGCTGTCTTGACCATGTCAACAATTCCACTCATTATCATCTATGTTGTGGCGCAAAAATATATCTTAGAAGGCCTTGGTGGGTCAGGCACAGGCATCAAATAAGGCATTACTTAAAACCTAAAAAGGGGAGACATGACAAATAAAGTTGCGTTGGCGAATCAGTTTATTGCTGAACATGTCACAGAAGTTGTACAAGATTATCGGCATCACTTTCACTTAATGGCGCCTATTGGCTGGATAAATGATCCAAATGGCTTTATTTATTTCCAAGGCGCCTATCATCTGTTTTATCAACACTATCCCTATGATAGTAAGTGGGGACCGATGCACTGGGGGCATGCTAAGTCGGTTGACTTAATCCATTGGGAACATCTGCCTGTTGCATTAGCACCTGATCAAGACTATGATGCAGATGGCTGTTATTCGGGGAGTGCTATCGAGCGAGATGGCAAACTTTACCTGATCTATACAGGTCATGTCGAGCACGATGGTGTCAGACGAGAGGTGCAGTGTTTGGCTGTATCTGAGGATGGCATTCACTTTGAAAAAAATGCGGCTAATCCGATTATAGGAGATGAGCAGCTGCTAGGCATCGATGCCGATATTGCTGATTTTCGGGATCCAAAAGTCTTTGCGCGTGACGACAGTTACTACTGTGTCGTCGCCTCTAAAACATCAACTGACCTTGGACAGATTTTACTGTTTAAATCAGACGATTTACTGACCTGGTCATTTTTCTCAGTCCTATTGACGGGTGAGCCAAAACATGGCACCATGTGGGAATGTCCCGATCTCTTCCACCTGGATGGGAAAGACGTCTTAATCATGTCTCCAATCGGTATGCCAGCTGCTGACTATGCTTTTGAAAATAGCAACTCTACTGTTGCTTTTATCGGACAAGTCGACTGGCAAACAGGGACATTTAAGGTAGATAACTATCATGAGATTGATGGTGGTATGGATTTCTATGCACCACAGACCTGTCTGGGACCGAATGGCGAACGCATCATGGTAGCTTGGATGCAGATGTGGCAACGCACCCTACCGACAGATGATCAAAAACACCTATGGGCTGGTGCCATGACCCTAGCAAGACGCTTAAGCATAGAAAACTTAACCCTACGACAAGTACCTGTTTTAGGCCAGTTAAGTCCTGTCACACAAAAACTAGCGATTCCTGAAAATCATCGAGAAACTGTAATTTTGGACCAGCTCTTTACAGATAGTTGCTATCTAAAGTTTGACTTAGATTTATCTAAGTCAAGTCAAGTTGACATTGAGCTCGCCAAGTCGGCGTCATCAGCAATTCGCCTTAAAGTTGACGTGGAGAAGCAGGGAATCACCTTAGATAGAGAAGGTTTTGGTATTGCGTTAACTGGACAGGAGGCAGCTCCCCTAAATAGTCGGCAAGTGCCACTAGTGTTAGATAAGTCAAAAAAACTGACCATCGAAGTCGTCAGGGACACCTCCTCCATAGAGGTATTTACAGATAGCGGTCAGGCTTTAACAGCCACATTTTACGAAACAGATAAAAGTCAGGTGATTGGCCTATCATCTGCGGGTGAATTAACAGGTGAGTTGATTTATTCAGTCATTTCTTGATTATCAAAAAATACTTGACCAGCTTCTAGGTCAAGTGTTTTTTAGTTTATTCTCATAAATATTTAATGTCTGTTGGCTCTTTGGCGTAGTAAGATTAAAAAACATTTCCTTGTTTCTTAATCATATTGTGTCCTTGTCTTGTTTGTTCAATCTTTTAAGCAAGCGTAAGGTGTCAGGTTGGTGCTAAAAATTTGACTACTCTCTCAAGTCTTATAAAGTAAAGTAAGGCTAACACGATAACAGTATAATCAAATGATTTTGATACCTAGTAACCTAGCAAAAACCCCTGCTTGTGAAGCATTTATCTTAATGCCATTGAGTTGGTCTAAAGTAACCTCAATGGCATCAAATTCAGTATTTGAAAAATCTATACCTTTAAGATTAGTCCCCCAAAAGTTGGCTAAATTAATATTTGTATGCCTCAACTCAATTTTAGAGAATGTACAGGTTTGAAAGAGACTCTCTATTAATTCACAATTTTCAAAAGTGACTTGTTTTAAAGTACTATCAGAAAAATTTGCGTAGTTCAAATTAGCATGATTAAATTGCGTTGTTTTAAAGTAAGCGCCAATAAAATTTGTTCCAAAAAACTTACACTGTGTAAATTCACAGTCATAAAACCTTGCCTTGGATAAGTCAAGGTTAGACCAATCACATCCTATAAATACACACTTTGTAAATTCTAGTTCGCCCAATTCTGTATGCTCAAAACTTATTTTATTAAACTTTGATTGACTGAAATACAGATTTTCTGTGACGTTGATAACTTCATCAATTAATTCAGTTTGATAAATCTCATTATCTTGAATATCTTTAAAACTCTGTTGTAGTAAATTATTCAATGCCATTTTTGTACCTCATATTTTATTTTTTTATACATTTTTACGCTCATTGGTTGCGATAGAGTAAAAGTGGTACAAATGATTACGTATATAGTGCTTTTAAATTGATGAAAATGACCAGTATTCAACTGGTGAGGTCCATTCAAAAGTTCTTTATCTATAAGGGGTTCTAGGTTCTTTTTAGGTCGTTCAAAAGCTTGGAAGATAGCAGTTTGACCCCTTTATAAGGTGTCAAACTTTTAATACCTCACAAGATTTTTCAAATACTATCTATGCTATCATCTCTAAACTAGTCTTTAAAAAATTCATTAGCCCCATATATGACAGCGACGATACTAAATATTGAGACAATTAATGATAGAAAACCTGATAAAAACAAGCCGTTTAAAATGATCAGTAAGCACACTAGGTAGCATACGTTCTTTTTGTTTTTTTTAATTAAAATAATGACATGATTCATCTTTTAGAAATTCCTTTATCTACTTTAATTGACATGTTGAGGTTATTGTTAAGCGTATGAATAACGATGAGGTGACACAGGCTAAGTTAAAGATTAAGCTGTGCTAAAAACCCTTTAATATCAGTTTCATAGTTATATTTTTCGTTAATTGACGTTAACAACTCTAAATCATGCGTGTGCGTCTTTCCGGTCTCTATCAGTTCTTTGTAGAGTTCAAAATAAGGGAGCTTTTTTTGTTCGGCTAGTTCAATCTCACTTAACCTATCATAAATTACTTTTCTAAAGTGTACATCGAACCTACTAGCTTCATCGATTTCTAAAATAGCATATTGTGCCCGATCATCTGTTCTAAACTTATCCCAAAAAGAAAAAGGTTGTCCTACTGTTCCGGGATTAATAACTACTCTACCTTTCGTATCATATCTCATCATTTGATGATGGACATGTCCATAAATCGCCACATCGGTGTCTTCATCAAAAAGATGATCGAAGTTTATTTGTTCCGAAGTAGGGTGCAAGGCCCCTCCCCAATTTTTATCAATTTGATTATGTGTTAAGGAAAAATTTAGTCCATTTATATTCTTTTTCATTCTTAAAGGCATATTCTGAAGAAACGCGATATCCTTTTTGGATAAAGTTTGATACAAGTATTGACTCAGTCTAGTAAAATAAACATCGGTCGCATCATCAATTTTTGCACCATCTAATACATCTAAAAAACAGTCATCCCAATTGCCTTTTATTTGTACTGTTATAGGCAATTTGTAGAGTAACTCTAACAGATCCTTACTCCCTGGACCGGGCAATAATATATCACCCAACAACCAATATTCTTGGACATCTTGTTTTTCTGCGTCATCAACCACTGATTTTAATGCATGAAAGTTGCCATGAATATCAGATAGTAGAGCTATTTTTCTTTTCATCCTGATCTCCTTTTAATATATTGTATAACTTTTAAGCTAATTATGTCATGATTAACTGGATATGCTATATAGAATGGCTGACTGGAACCAGCTGCATCTAATGCCTCTTTCCTAATAGGATCAGTCGCCTTGTCTGTAGGTGCTAGATTCAGTGATTCACACGCTAGTCCATCGTTTTCCTAAGGCTTTTATGATATAATATGTCTATGATTATTACACTTATCATTTTAGTCCTTTTAGTTTGGGCATACTTTGTCGGCCAGTCACGTGGTCTTGCATTGCAACTCTTTTATACATTTGGCTCGATTATCGCTATTTTTATTGCACTTGCAAATTATAAAACACTTGCTGAAAAGATAACACTTTGGGTCCCTTTTGCCTCTGCAACAGTAGATAGTAAATTGTCTTTTTATCCGGCTAAATTACTTTTCGAAATTGATCACGTTTTCTACGCACTCGTCGCCTTTTTGATCATTTACGCTGTCGTCTATGCTGGCTTACGACTTATCGGTATCTTTTTAGGTGCCCTTGAAAGTATGATCATATTTGGCGCTATCGGTAACGTGATTGCCGGTATCTTATCAGTCTGTGCTGTCTTTTTTGGCTTATCACTTGCTCTGATGGTGCTGTCAACTGTCCCGCTTGCTTTGGTACAAAACCAGCTATACGCTAGTGGCATTGCACGCTTCATGCTAGAGCAAACACCTATTTTTTCTAGCTGGTTGCAACATACCTTTATCACAGACATTACAAAAATTAACCTATAGAATCCTATGAACAATAAAATTTTAGTTACTCTAGAGTTTGATCAGATTAAAGCACAAGTTAGTCAATCACTCTCTACCTCTCAGGGACAAGCAGAAATGCAAGACTTGGCCCCTATTACTGACCGAGATCGTATCCAAAAATGGTTTGCCGAATTAGTAGAATTTGGTAATATCGTCCAAGAAAATGGTCCGGTACCACTAGCTAATACAGCAGACTTGACGGAAATCTTGCGTCGTATCGAATTAGATGCGAGCTTGGCGAGTCAAGAATTTGCAAAAATAAAAAAAGTTCTGCGTTTGGTAAATGAAACGCGGCGTTTTTTTGAACACGCAGTAAATGTTAGCTTTCCCGTTTTATCACAAACACTCGACAAATTTGTCGATGTGGGGTATTTGCTAGGCCTACTGCAAATCATCGATTCAGCTGGTGCACTTGCGGATACCGCCTCAAGTCATTTGTTTAGTCTGCGTCAGACAATCAAAAAAAGTGACAGTGATGTCAAAAAAATATTGGCTGAAATCTTATCAAAATCTCAGGATCATTTGACCGAAAATATTATTACCATCCGTCAAGGACGGCCAGTGCTTGCGGTCAGAAGTGATAGCAAGAATAAAATACCTGGCGTCGTCCACGATATGAGTGCCTCAGGTCAGACCTTCTATATCGAGCCAAATCGAGTGGTGACACTAAACAATGATATCGCCCAAAAGAGGATAGAAGAAAAAAATGAAGTATCACGTATACTGCGAGAACTTGCGGAGGCCATAAAACCTCATACGCCAGATATTCGACAAAATACCTGGTTGATCGGACAAATCGATCTCATTAATGCAAAATATCGGTATCAGCTTGCTAATAAAGCCACGATACCGACTATCTCTGATCATAAAGCAATTAAGCTCTATGATGCTAGACACCCCTTAATCGATCCAAAAACAGTCGTTGCAAATGATCTTTTCTTTGATCAGACACTGGAAACGATCGTTATCACTGGGCCTAATACAGGTGGTAAAACGATTACCTTAAAAACACTTGGTGTGGCACAGCTGATGGCACAATCAGGTCTACCTATCCTAGCTGATCATGGTAGTCAGGTCGGCATCTTTACAGAGATTTTTGCTGACATAGGTGATGAACAATCCATCGCCCAAAGTCTATCGACCTTTTCTAGTCATATGACCAATATCGTTAAGATATTAGGACAAGTTGACCACAAAAGTCTTGTTTTATTTGATGAGTTGGGTGCGGGTACTGACCCTAAAGAAGGGGCAGCCCTTGCGATTTCGATCCTCGACTTTCTAAAAGCTAGGCATGCTAAAACACTTGCGACAACGCATTATCCTGAGCTAAAAGCGTATGGCGTTGAGACAGAAGGTGTCGAGAATGCCTCTATGGCCTTTGACTTGGATAATTTCAAACCGACTTATCGCTTGGTACAAGGGGTACCGGGACGCTCAAACGCCTTAGAAATTTCAAGACGTTTAGGATTGGACAGCTCGATATTAGCTGAAGCTGCAGGCTTTCTGACAGAAGATGAACATGATGTGAACGTCATGATTGCCTCATTAGAGCAAAAAAATCAAGATTTAACAACATCAGTTGCGAACATCAGAATACTTGAAAAAGAAAATAAGCTCTTGCACCAAGACTTGAGCAAGTCAGTTGAGAGCTTTAAACGTGACCGTGAAAAAGCCTTAAACGAAGCACGACAAGAAGCACAAGATATCGTCAAAGTTGCGATTGATGAAGCCGATACGATTCTCAAGAATCTACAAGACAAGTCTTTATTGAAACCACACGAAATCATAGAAGCAAAACATCAGCTAGGTGAGCTAGCTCCTGAACTTGTTGATTTATCTAAGAATAAAGTCCTTAAAAAAGCCAAAGCAAAACGTGGCCTTAAGCCAGGCGTGGAAGTCCTTGTCCTATCCTATAATCAGCGTGGTAATCTCATCAGACTGGCTAAAGATGGGCGCTGGGAAGTCCAGATGGGCTTGATCACCACAAAACTATCAGAAGACGAGTTTGACCCGATAGAGAGTGAAGAGATCACTAAAAAAGTCAAGACCAAAGCCGTTAAAAAAACAGTGACTTCTCATATCCAAGCCCAGTTAGATTTACGTGGGACACGATTTGAAGAAGCCCAAAAGCAATTAGACGACTATCTAGACCAAGCCTTACTCGCTAATCTGCACCAGATTACCGTCGTTCATGGTATCGGTACAGGTGTTATACGTGAGATGGTCCGAGAGTACCTCCAGCGTTCTAGACACGTCAAGTCCTACACCTATGCACCGCAAAATGCAGGCGGTAGCGGAGCGACGATCGTGACCTTGAAGTAGGTCAAAACGTATACAGTAACAAGGACAACACCGAATTAACTGTCGGTGTTTTTTTGTATGTTTTCTTAGAGAATATCAGGTTGTCAGGTGATTGTGAAAAATGACAGTAAACTCAAGCATTTTTACATAATACATGTTATAATTATTCTGAAAATAACTATACATGAAGGAGCTTAAGATGAGCAAAGAGTATACGATTGGGTTGGATATTGGGACTAATTCCGTGGGATGGGCTGTGATAGATGATGAGTTTGAGTTAATAAAAAAGAAGCGTAAAGTGAGTACGTTTCAAAATGGTAAAATAATTGAGACCAAAAACAACCGGACTAATTTTTGGGGTGTAAGATTATTTGAGGAAGGTCATGTAGCAGCTGATAGAAGGATAAAGCGGACAGCTCGTAGACGTCTTGCAAGAAGAAAATGGCGATTGACACAGTTGCAAAAGATGTTTTATGAACCTCTACAAACTCTTGATGCTAATTTTTTTAGAAGGTTAGATGAAAGTTTTTTGCAATATGAGGATAAAGGTGTTAAAGATAGTTATCCACTTTTTCGTACTGAGATAGAAGAAAAAAAATATTATCAGCAATTCCCGACAATTTCTCATTTGAAAAAACGATTAGTTGACAATGTTATTTGTTTAAGGGATGATAATGGACAGTCAGTTTGGCAAAAGGTCAAAGATGATCAAAAAAAAGCTGATCTTCGAGAAATATATTTAGCCATTCATCATATTATGAAATACCGTGGTCATTTTTTATTTGAGGAATTTTCTCTAGAGTCGGATAATTTCAAAGAAGTATTAATTGATTTCATTGATAAATTTAATCAATATTTCGTTATTCAATCTGATAACAGCTTAGTTGGTAGACCATTAAATTTAACAGAAGATCAAGTTCTTGAGGTAGTGACCGATAAGAATAAATCAAAATCAGTGCAACAGTATGAGTTAGTAGATTTAGCGGATATGCAGAGTGATATACAAAAAGCATATAAAAATATATTAGCTGGTATTGTTGGAAATAAACTAAATCTTAAAACAATTTTTGGTAAATTTGTTTCAGAGAATGTTGACTGGGACGAAATCAAGTCTGAAAGTTCATTTCAATTTTCTAAAGAAAATATTGAAGAAGAAATTGAGAATTTACGAGAAGAATTGGGTGATGATCTTATTGACTTAGTATTATCTGCTAAGTCACTTTATGACGCAATTTCCTTAAAAAAAATACTAGATATAAGCGATAAAAATTCAAAAGCAATTTTTTCTACATCGATGGTTGAACGATATGAAAAACATAAGCTTGAATTGAAAGAACTTAAACATGTAATCAAAAGAGAATTTCCAAATAAATTTGAGGAAGTCTTTAAATCTGATGGTAAAATAAATAACTATAAAAATTATGTTAAGCAATGGACTAAATTAGATCAGAGAAAGACTAAAGTCAAGGAAGCTGATTTCTATGATTATATAAAAGGAATTTTGAAGGATTCCAAAACGCAAGCTACTGAAACTATTAGATTTAAAATTGAGCAAGGTGATTATTTACGTAAACAGAGAACATTTGATAATGGCAGTATACCCCATCAAGTTCATGAACAGGAATTAAAATTAATTTTAAAAAATCAAGCAATATTCTATCCATTCCTAACGGATATTTCTGATAATATTTTGAAAATGTTTAATTTTAGAATACCTTACTATGTAGGTCCTTTGGTGAACAATAAAAACAAAGACAATTCAGTTGCTGCATGGTTAGTTAAAAATGAGGGAGAAGAAGCAACATCTATTACACCTTGGAATTTTGATGCGGTTGTTAATTCTGATGAATCTTCTCTTGCATTTATAGAGCGAATGACTGGAAATGACACTTATTTAACAAATGAAAAAGCACTGCCTAAAAATTCCTTATTATATCAAAAATTTACTGTTTTTAATGAATTAACGAAAATTAGATATCGTGATAATCAAGGAAAATTACAATATTTTACAAAAGATGAGAAATCAGAAATCTTTGATAAATTTTTTAAAGTATTAACTTCTGTTTCTGGAAAAAATCTACACGACTATTTGGCCAGTAAAGGGATAGAAAGTTCTTATCTAAAAGGGCTTGATAAAGGCTTTAAGGGTAAATTTAATGCCAATTTTTCAAGTTATATTGTTTTGTCAAAAATACTTGATGATAAAGTGAAACTTGATGATGTTATGAATCAGGATATGTGGGAAGATATCGTCAAGATGATGACAGTTTTCGAAGATAAAAAGATTTTGAAACGTCAAATTGAAAAGAAATATACAAATGCTCTTTCACCGAGTGAAATTAAAAAATTATCTAAAAAACATTTTACAGGTTGGGGACGCTTGTCTTATAGATTAATTAATGGTATTCGGGATAAAGAATTTAATAAAACAATATTAGACTTTTTGATGACTGATGGCTCACATCGTAATTTGATGCAGCTTATTAATGACGACGGGTTAACGTTTAAAACTCAGATTGAAAAAGATAATGCTAGTCAAGTAATTGACCTAAATTATGATTGTATTGCAAGTATTTCAGGTAGTCCTGCTATTAAAAAAGGGATTTGGCAATCTTTGAAAATTGTTAAGGAAATTGAGGATATTATGGGTTATTCGCCTAAAAATATTGTCATTGAGTTCGCAAGGGAAAATGAGTCGACCAAGCGAACAAAGTCAGCTATTAAAGCATTGAAAGATAATTTTGCGAATTTTAATGAAAAAGATAAAGAAGTAAGTCAAAAATTGATCAAACTTGATGACAAAGTCAAGTTAAGTAAGCGTGAACGACTATACTTTATGCAAAATGGAAAAGATATGTATACCGGCTTACCACTTGATTTCGACAAATTATCAACTTATGATATAGATCATATTTATCCACAATCGTTAACGAAAGATGATTCATATGATAATACAGTATTGGTATCAAGTAAAGCAAATCGTGGAAAAAGTTCTGAAGTTATAAGTATAGAAATCCAAAATGCTAGACAAGGTCTTTGGGGTTCATTATCTAAAGTTGGATTGGTCTCTCCAAAAAAATTATCATATCTAAATACTAAGACATTAACAGAAGAGATAAAGGATGGTTTTATCAACCGTCAACTCGTTGAAACGAGACAAATTGTAAAACCTGTAGCAAGTTTTTTAAATCAGTATTATAACCATGATAATGCAGAAAATAAAGAAAAAGGTGTTAATATTTTAACACCTAAAGCGACACTTGCGAGTAATTTCAAAAAAATGCATGGTTTTAACAAGGTACGAGAATTGAATGATTATCATCATGCACATGATGCATACCTGAATGCTGCAATCAGCTTGATTATTTTACAAGCAAAACCTGAACTTTTGAAGGAACTTGTTTATGGTATGCATTATACACGTAAAGATAATAAAGAAAAAATAGGTACCTACTCAAAAAATGCGACGCAACGTAAAAAGATGTATGATTCTCTTTTGGACTTTACACTTGATGCCTATTTAACAAATGAAGATGGAGAAATCCTTTGGGAGTCTAATTATGTCATTCCTAAAATGAGAAAAATAATGAACTATCGTCAGATAAATATTACGAAAAAAGCAGAATTATTGACTGGTAAGTTTGGTGATGAGACTGTTTATCAAGCTGATGAAAAGTCCAAAAATTTTGCTTCCGGCTTAAAACGTTATTTATCTCCTCAAAAATATGGGGGAACAAAAAAGCCGATTTCCGGTTTTGCAGTAGTTATCTTAAATCGTAATGATGAAATTAAAACAGTCTCGATATCTTCAATGATATCAGAAAAATATTTGGGAACAGAAGATAAATTATCATTTATTCAAAATATTTATCCTAATGAAAAAATAGAAAACATTTTAGCAGAAAAAGTACGGAAGTATACGAGATATGTTTTACCTAATGGTGCTGTCCGATTAGTATCAAGTTATAAAGAAGCAAGCAATGGTATGCAATTACCAATGATGGACATACCGGATAAAAATTCAAAATTGGAAGACATAGAGAATACATTTGATAAACTAAGTAAATTTATTAGTGATAATAAACTATTTACTGAGGTAAAAATTAAGATTTTGAATTCGACTATTAGAGAAAACTTTAGTCATTTTGAAGTAAATGAAAAAATTGATTTAATTCAAGAATTGTTACGTGTTACTAAAGGGCAAAATCAAAATTTAAAAGTATTAT
Proteins encoded in this region:
- a CDS encoding CvpA family protein, which produces MIITLIILVLLVWAYFVGQSRGLALQLFYTFGSIIAIFIALANYKTLAEKITLWVPFASATVDSKLSFYPAKLLFEIDHVFYALVAFLIIYAVVYAGLRLIGIFLGALESMIIFGAIGNVIAGILSVCAVFFGLSLALMVLSTVPLALVQNQLYASGIARFMLEQTPIFSSWLQHTFITDITKINL
- a CDS encoding carbohydrate ABC transporter permease, with the protein product MNKKPTLKDNLIGYGFMSPALVLLGVFLVIPVFMVVYYSFTDYYLLTPDQRQFVGLANFIQLVKDPIFIKSIFNTLKFVVWIIPVQLGAALGLALIVNKARKGNLLFKVAFFAPVVMSLVVISILWLYLLNPNDGLINTILTKVGISAQPFLTSPKQAMYTIVFVSAWQGAGYQMLLLLGGMQNIPQDVYEAAEIDGFSKFQQFIYITMPLLKPTALFVLLTTLISAFKLIVQPMVMTQGGPMNSTMTMVYYIYQSGFTDRMVGYSSAIALIFTTMIGMISIGQRKLMKED
- a CDS encoding metallophosphoesterase family protein produces the protein MKRKIALLSDIHGNFHALKSVVDDAEKQDVQEYWLLGDILLPGPGSKDLLELLYKLPITVQIKGNWDDCFLDVLDGAKIDDATDVYFTRLSQYLYQTLSKKDIAFLQNMPLRMKKNINGLNFSLTHNQIDKNWGGALHPTSEQINFDHLFDEDTDVAIYGHVHHQMMRYDTKGRVVINPGTVGQPFSFWDKFRTDDRAQYAILEIDEASRFDVHFRKVIYDRLSEIELAEQKKLPYFELYKELIETGKTHTHDLELLTSINEKYNYETDIKGFLAQLNL
- a CDS encoding carbohydrate ABC transporter permease — its product is MKKILKKLKAITILEYLLLLLLAALFIFPMLWMVVSSMKPEANVFKDLTSFRAFLPSMNPANWFKTYAEVIKRFSVGTYLLNSIFYGLSFSFCSILINALAGFAFAKINFSGKKLIFGLMLGLLIVPVETVLIPQFTIMNGLGLVNTRLAVILPGIASVFNIYLFRNFFIAIPEEIIESARIDGASIVKIFFSIMLPMSKPAIATVGVLSFIGSWNDYIWPLMVLTDKSKFSMQVAITTINSTQPVYINQVMAVLTMSTIPLIIIYVVAQKYILEGLGGSGTGIK
- a CDS encoding pentapeptide repeat-containing protein: MALNNLLQQSFKDIQDNEIYQTELIDEVINVTENLYFSQSKFNKISFEHTELGELEFTKCVFIGCDWSNLDLSKARFYDCEFTQCKFFGTNFIGAYFKTTQFNHANLNYANFSDSTLKQVTFENCELIESLFQTCTFSKIELRHTNINLANFWGTNLKGIDFSNTEFDAIEVTLDQLNGIKINASQAGVFARLLGIKII
- a CDS encoding glycoside hydrolase family 32 protein, coding for MTNKVALANQFIAEHVTEVVQDYRHHFHLMAPIGWINDPNGFIYFQGAYHLFYQHYPYDSKWGPMHWGHAKSVDLIHWEHLPVALAPDQDYDADGCYSGSAIERDGKLYLIYTGHVEHDGVRREVQCLAVSEDGIHFEKNAANPIIGDEQLLGIDADIADFRDPKVFARDDSYYCVVASKTSTDLGQILLFKSDDLLTWSFFSVLLTGEPKHGTMWECPDLFHLDGKDVLIMSPIGMPAADYAFENSNSTVAFIGQVDWQTGTFKVDNYHEIDGGMDFYAPQTCLGPNGERIMVAWMQMWQRTLPTDDQKHLWAGAMTLARRLSIENLTLRQVPVLGQLSPVTQKLAIPENHRETVILDQLFTDSCYLKFDLDLSKSSQVDIELAKSASSAIRLKVDVEKQGITLDREGFGIALTGQEAAPLNSRQVPLVLDKSKKLTIEVVRDTSSIEVFTDSGQALTATFYETDKSQVIGLSSAGELTGELIYSVIS